The following proteins come from a genomic window of Sorghum bicolor cultivar BTx623 chromosome 3, Sorghum_bicolor_NCBIv3, whole genome shotgun sequence:
- the LOC8056117 gene encoding AP2-like ethylene-responsive transcription factor BBM1: protein MATVNNWLAFSLSPQELPPTQTDSTLISAATTDDVSGDVCFNIPQDWSMRGSELSALVAEPKLEDFLGGISFSEQHHKANCNMIPSTSSTACYASSGATAGYHHQLYHQPTSSALHFADSVMVASSAGGVHDGGAMLSAASANGSAGAGAASANGSGSIGLSMIKNWLRSQPAPMQPRVAAAESVQGLSLSMNMAGATQGAAGMPLLAGERGRAPESVSTSAQGGAVVTAPKEDSGGSGVAATGALVAVSTDTGGSGASADNTARKTVDTFGQRTSIYRGVTRHRWTGRYEAHLWDNSCRREGQTRKGRQVYLGGYDKEEKAARAYDLAALKYWGPTTTTNFPVNNYEKELEDMKHMTRQEFVASLRRKSSGFSRGASIYRGVTRHHQHGRWQARIGRVAGNKDLYLGTFSTQEEAAEAYDIAAIKFRGLNAVTNFDMSRYDVKSILDSSALPIGSAAKRLKEAEAAASAQHHAGVVSYDVGRIASQLGDGGALAAAYGAHYHGAWPTIAFQPSAATGLYHPYAQPMRGWCKQEQDHAVIAAAHSLQELHHLNLGAAAGAHDFFSAGQQAAMHGLGSMDNASLEHSTGSNSVVYNGVGDSNGSTVVGSGGYMMPMSAATATATTAMVSHEQVHARAQGDHHDEAKQAAQMGYESYLVNAENYGGGRMSAAWATVSAPPAASSNDNMADVGHGGAQLFSVWNDT from the exons GCTACTGTGAACAACTGGCTCGCTTTCTCCCTCTCCCCGCAGGAGCTGCCGCCCACCCAGACGGACTCCACCCTCATCTCTGCCGCCACCACCGACGATGTCTCCGGCGATGTCTGCTTCAACATCCCCCAAG ATTGGAGCATGAGGGGATCCGAGCTTTCGGCGCTCGTCGCCGAGCCGAAGCTGGAGGACTTCCTCGGCGGAATCTCCTTCTCCGAGCAGCACCACAAGGCCAACTGCAACATGATCCCCAGCACTAGCAGCACAGCTTGCTACGCGAGCTCGGGTGCTACCGCCGGCTACCATCACCAGCTGTACCACCAGCCCACCAGCTCCGCGCTCCACTTCGCTGACTCCGTCATGGTGGCCTCCTCGGCCGGCGGCGTCCACGACGGAGGTGCCATGCTCAGCGCGGCCAGCGCTAATGGTAGCGCTGGCGCTGGCGCTGCCAGTGCCAATGGCAGCGGCAGCATCGGGCTGTCCATGATCAAGAACTGGCTGCGGAGCCAACCAGCTCCCATGCAGCCGAGGGTGGCGGCGGCTGAGAGCGTGCAGGGGCTCTCTTTGTCCATGAACATGGCGGGGGCGACGCAAGGCGCCGCTGGCATGCCACTTCTTGCTGGAGAGCGCGGCCGGGCGCCCGAGAGTGTCTCGACGTCGGCACAGGGTGGAGCCGTCGTCACGGCTCCAAAGGAGGATAGCGGTGGCAGCGGTGTTGCCGCCACCGGCGCCCTAGTAGCCGTGAGCACGGACACGGGTGGCAGCGGCGCGTCGGCTGACAACACGGCAAGGAAGACGGTGGACACGTTCGGGCAGCGCACGTCGATTTACCGTGGCGTGACAAG GCATAGATGGACTGGGAGATATGAAGCACATCTGTGGGACAACAGTTGCAGAAGGGAAGGACAAACTCGCAAGGGTCGTCAAG TCTATTTAG GTGGCTATGATAAAGAGGAGAAAGCTGCTAGGGCTTATGATCTGGCTGCTCTTAAGTACTGGGGTCCCacgacaacaacaaattttcca GTGAATAACTACGAAAAGGAGCTGGAGGATATGAAGCACATGACAAGGCAGGAGTTTGTAGCGTCTCTGAGAAG GAAGAGCAGTGGTTTCTCCAGAGGTGCATCCATTTACAGGGGAGTGACTAG GCATCACCAGCATGGAAGATGGCAAGCACGGATTGGACGAGTTGCAGGGAACAAGGATCTCTACTTGGGCACCTTCA GCACGCAGGAGGAGGCAGCGGAGGCATACGACATTGCGGCGATCAAGTTCCGCGGCCTCAACGCCGTCACAAACTTCGACATGAGCCGCTACGACGTCAAGAGCATCCTGGACAGCAGTGCGCTCCCCATCGGCAGCGCCGCCAAGCGTCTCAAGGAGGCCGAGGCCGCCGCGTCCGCACAGCACCATGCCGGCGTGGTGAGCTACGACGTCGGCCGCATAGCCTCACAgctcggcgacggcggcgccctGGCGGCGGCGTACGGCGCGCACTACCATGGCGCCTGGCCGACCATCGCGTTCCAGCCGAGCGCGGCCACGGGCCTGTACCACCCGTACGCGCAGCCGATGCGCGGGTGGTGCAAGCAGGAGCAGGACCACGCGGTGATCGCGGCCGCGCACAGCCTGCAGGAGCTCCACCACCTGAACCTGGGTGCTGCCGCCGGCGCGCACGACTTCTTCTCGGCGGGGCAGCAGGCGGCGATGCACGGCCTGGGTAGCATGGACAATGCATCACTCGAGCACAGCACCGGCTCCAACTCCGTCGTGTACAACGGTGTTGGTGATAGCAACGGCAGCACCGTCGTCGGCAGTGGTGGCTACATGATGCCTATGAGCGCTGCCACGGCGACGGCTACCACGGCAATGGTGAGCCACGAGCAGGTGCATGCACGGGCACAGGGTGATCACCACGACGAAGCCAAGCAGGCTGCTCAGATGGGGTACGAGAGCTACCTGGTGAACGCAGAGAACTATGGCGGCGGGAGGATGTCTGCGGCCTGGGCGACTGTCTCAGCGCCACCGGCGGCAAGCAGCAACGATAACATGGCggacgtcggccatggcggcgcaCAGCTCTTCAGTGTCTGGAACGATACTTAA